In Desulfobulbus oralis, one DNA window encodes the following:
- a CDS encoding IS5 family transposase (programmed frameshift) produces the protein MSQLFYLSAEQLERIKPFFPRSHGIPRVDDRKVISGIIYVIKHGLQWKDAPREYGPYKTLYNRFLRWSQMGIFNNIFTELAKTAGQDGQVMIDATHLKAHRTAASLLKKGLFSRCIGRTKGGLNSKLHALCDGHGRPLAMKLTAGQVSDYKGAALLMDAIDALPEVRALLADRGYDADWFRDALRARGITPCIPPRRSRKRPCSYDQNLYKQRHKIEIMFGRIKDWRRIAMRYDRCAHTFFSALCLAASVIFYLD, from the exons ATGAGCCAACTTTTCTACCTTTCTGCCGAACAACTCGAACGTATCAAGCCCTTCTTCCCACGTTCACATGGTATTCCGCGGGTCGATGACCGGAAAGTCATCAGCGGCATCATTTATGTCATCAAGCATGGCCTGCAGTGGAAAGATGCGCCGCGCGAGTATGGCCCGTACAAGACGCTCTACAATCGTTTTTTGCGCTGGAGCCAGATGGGCATCTTCAACAACATTTTTACCGAATTGGCAAAAACAGCGGGACAGGATGGCCAGGTGATGATCGATGCGACCCACCTCAAGGCGCATCGTACCGCCGCCAGTTTGCTCAAAAAAGGGCTCT TTTCCCGCTGCATCGGCCGCACAAAGGGCGGGCTGAACTCCAAACTCCATGCCCTTTGCGACGGCCACGGCAGGCCCCTGGCCATGAAGCTCACGGCAGGCCAGGTAAGCGACTACAAAGGAGCCGCCCTGCTTATGGATGCCATAGATGCTTTGCCCGAGGTCAGGGCGCTGCTGGCGGACCGTGGTTATGACGCCGACTGGTTCCGTGATGCCCTGCGTGCCAGAGGCATTACGCCCTGCATCCCGCCCAGAAGGAGCCGGAAGCGACCCTGCTCGTACGATCAAAATCTGTATAAACAGCGGCACAAGATCGAGATCATGTTTGGCAGGATCAAGGACTGGCGGAGAATAGCCATGCGTTATGACCGCTGCGCACATACCTTCTTTTCAGCTCTATGCCTCGCGGCTTCCGTCATATTCTATCTCGATTAA
- the rny gene encoding ribonuclease Y, protein MEFNVITLLLVVLALTAGIAAGVFLRQRLVEGNQKNLAQQGKQIIENSIHEAEQIKKSAILQAKEDALKLKQDADREIKSNWQELKEEQRRINRKSDEIQREGELLEERLGSLEQRQQKLAEQEAQVESRNRELGELVAAQFDKLESIAGITREEAKKELMDSMESEARMDCAKRLVRLENDMKLEADRKSKNILALAIARYAGDYVADRTVSVVPLPNEEMKGRIIGREGRNIRAIEVATGIDLIIDDTPEAVILSGFNPVRREIARQALEQLIADGRIHPARIEEVVKKVTEEIEASIREAGEQATFDVGTHGMHPELVNLIGRLKYRTSYGQNILQHSLEVAFLCGAMAAELGVDEKKAKRVGLLHDIGKAVDHEVEGSHAIIGRDLARKYGEAEEIVYAIGAHHGDQLPKSVLDVLVQSADALSGARPGARKEMLQSYVKRLEDLENIANSFPGVEKSYAIQAGRDLRIIVDSQKVHDEDTVLLSRDIARAVEAQLSYPGQIRITVIRETRSVEYAK, encoded by the coding sequence ATGGAATTCAATGTTATCACCCTGTTGCTGGTCGTGCTGGCCCTGACGGCAGGTATCGCGGCAGGTGTCTTTTTGCGGCAGAGACTGGTGGAGGGCAATCAGAAGAATCTTGCCCAGCAGGGCAAACAGATCATTGAAAACTCTATTCACGAAGCCGAGCAGATCAAAAAATCCGCCATTCTGCAGGCCAAGGAAGATGCCCTGAAACTCAAGCAGGATGCCGACCGGGAGATCAAGAGCAACTGGCAGGAACTGAAGGAGGAACAGCGCCGCATCAATCGCAAATCCGACGAGATCCAGCGCGAGGGCGAGCTGCTGGAGGAACGGCTGGGCAGCCTGGAGCAAAGGCAGCAGAAACTGGCGGAGCAGGAAGCGCAGGTCGAGTCCAGAAACCGGGAGCTGGGCGAGCTGGTCGCGGCACAGTTCGACAAACTGGAAAGCATTGCCGGCATCACGCGGGAAGAGGCCAAGAAGGAACTCATGGACTCCATGGAAAGCGAGGCCCGCATGGACTGCGCCAAACGGCTCGTGCGCCTCGAAAACGACATGAAGCTGGAGGCCGACCGCAAGAGCAAGAACATTCTGGCCCTGGCCATCGCCCGTTACGCCGGCGACTACGTGGCCGACCGCACGGTGTCCGTGGTGCCTCTGCCCAACGAGGAGATGAAGGGGCGCATCATCGGCCGCGAGGGCCGAAACATCAGGGCCATCGAGGTGGCGACCGGCATTGACCTGATCATCGACGACACCCCGGAGGCGGTCATTCTCTCCGGCTTCAATCCGGTACGGCGGGAAATCGCCCGGCAGGCCCTGGAGCAGCTCATTGCCGACGGCCGCATCCACCCGGCCCGCATTGAAGAGGTGGTCAAAAAAGTCACGGAAGAGATCGAGGCCAGCATCCGCGAGGCCGGCGAACAGGCCACCTTTGACGTGGGCACCCACGGCATGCACCCCGAGCTGGTCAACCTGATCGGCCGGCTCAAGTACCGCACCAGCTATGGCCAGAACATTCTCCAACACTCCTTGGAAGTGGCCTTCCTCTGCGGTGCCATGGCTGCCGAGCTGGGGGTGGACGAGAAAAAGGCCAAGCGGGTCGGTCTGCTGCACGACATCGGCAAGGCGGTGGATCACGAGGTGGAAGGCTCCCACGCCATCATCGGCCGCGATCTGGCCCGGAAATACGGTGAGGCGGAGGAAATTGTCTACGCCATCGGCGCACACCACGGAGACCAGTTGCCGAAAAGCGTACTGGACGTGCTGGTGCAGAGTGCGGATGCACTTTCCGGCGCCCGGCCCGGCGCCCGCAAGGAAATGCTGCAGAGCTACGTCAAGCGGCTTGAGGATCTGGAAAACATCGCCAACAGCTTCCCCGGCGTGGAAAAATCCTACGCCATCCAGGCCGGCCGCGATCTGCGCATCATCGTGGACAGCCAGAAAGTGCACGACGAAGACACCGTGCTGCTCAGCCGCGATATCGCCCGGGCCGTGGAGGCGCAGCTCTCCTACCCCGGCCAGATCCGCATCACCGTCATCCGCGAGACACGTTCCGTGGAATACGCCAAATAA
- the tyrS gene encoding tyrosine--tRNA ligase, translated as MQPLAEQLALIERGSVDFHSREELARKLERAIQTNTPLQIKAGFDPTAPDLHLGHTVLLQKLRQFQQLGHTINFLIGDFTATIGDPTGKSETRKPLTREEVLQNAATYREQVFKMLDPEKTRICFNSSWLNKLTPAEIIQLASQLTVARMLERDDFKKRFADNKPISVHEFLYPLIQGFDSVALKADVEMGGTDQLFNLLMGRDLQRAWGQEPQVVITTPLLEGLDGVNKMSKSLGNYIGVSEPPDTIFGKLMSISDTLMFRYYELLSDKSLDDIAELKRNVTSGDIHPKEAKVQLAREMVCRFHSPEAADAAQRGFEQIFARGELPDQIEEIEVQAEADNMWLPKLLHAAGLVKSSSEGRRMIEQQAVSVDGSKVSDVDATVATADPVLLQVGKRRFCRVRFRR; from the coding sequence ATGCAGCCCCTTGCAGAACAACTTGCCCTGATTGAGCGGGGCAGCGTTGATTTTCATTCCAGAGAAGAGCTGGCCAGAAAGCTGGAGCGCGCCATTCAAACCAACACGCCCCTGCAGATCAAGGCCGGCTTTGACCCGACCGCGCCCGATCTGCACCTGGGGCACACCGTGCTCCTGCAAAAGCTGCGGCAGTTTCAGCAGCTTGGGCATACCATCAACTTTCTGATCGGTGATTTCACAGCCACCATCGGCGACCCGACCGGCAAATCCGAAACCCGGAAGCCGCTCACCCGGGAAGAGGTTCTGCAGAATGCCGCAACCTACAGGGAGCAGGTCTTCAAGATGCTGGACCCGGAAAAAACCCGGATCTGCTTCAACTCGAGCTGGCTGAACAAGCTCACGCCTGCGGAAATCATCCAACTGGCCTCCCAGCTCACCGTGGCGCGCATGCTGGAGCGCGACGACTTCAAGAAGCGCTTTGCCGACAACAAGCCCATTTCGGTGCACGAATTTCTCTACCCGCTCATTCAGGGCTTTGATTCGGTGGCCCTCAAGGCAGACGTGGAAATGGGCGGCACCGACCAGCTCTTCAACCTGCTCATGGGTCGCGATCTGCAGCGCGCCTGGGGCCAGGAACCGCAGGTGGTCATCACCACCCCACTGCTGGAGGGTCTGGACGGCGTCAACAAGATGAGCAAGTCGCTGGGCAACTACATTGGCGTTTCCGAGCCGCCGGACACGATTTTCGGCAAACTCATGTCGATCAGCGACACGCTCATGTTCCGCTACTACGAACTCCTGAGCGACAAATCGCTTGACGACATTGCCGAGCTGAAGCGCAACGTGACCAGCGGTGACATCCATCCGAAAGAGGCCAAGGTGCAGTTGGCACGGGAAATGGTGTGCCGCTTCCACAGCCCGGAGGCGGCAGATGCGGCCCAGCGGGGCTTCGAGCAGATCTTCGCCAGAGGCGAATTGCCGGACCAAATTGAGGAGATCGAAGTCCAGGCCGAGGCTGACAACATGTGGCTGCCCAAGCTGCTGCACGCAGCCGGGCTGGTGAAATCGAGTTCCGAGGGCCGCCGCATGATCGAGCAGCAGGCGGTCAGTGTGGACGGCAGCAAGGTGAGCGATGTGGACGCCACGGTTGCAACCGCTGATCCCGTTCTGCTGCAGGTTGGCAAACGCCGCTTCTGCCGGGTCAGATTCCGCCGCTGA
- a CDS encoding NUDIX hydrolase yields MYRPIIGTLGYILSASGEETLLVHRIARADDQHFGKYNGLGGKMEAGEDVFTCMQREIREESSLVCTAMHLRGTINWTGFGPNGEDWLGFIFLITGYEGTPTSKNAEGELLWHPVARLLELPMWEGDKYFLPLVFDGDPRPFHGCMPYRNGHPLAWSFRR; encoded by the coding sequence ATGTACAGGCCAATCATTGGAACTCTGGGCTATATTCTTTCGGCATCCGGCGAAGAAACCCTGCTGGTGCACCGTATCGCGCGCGCAGACGACCAACACTTCGGAAAATATAACGGGTTGGGCGGCAAAATGGAAGCCGGCGAGGATGTTTTCACCTGCATGCAGCGGGAGATTCGGGAAGAAAGCAGCCTCGTCTGCACAGCCATGCACCTGCGCGGCACCATCAACTGGACCGGCTTTGGGCCCAATGGCGAGGACTGGCTGGGTTTCATCTTTCTCATCACCGGATACGAGGGCACGCCCACAAGCAAGAACGCCGAGGGAGAGCTGCTGTGGCATCCGGTGGCGCGGCTTCTGGAACTGCCCATGTGGGAGGGCGACAAATATTTCCTGCCGCTGGTCTTTGACGGCGATCCCCGCCCTTTCCACGGCTGCATGCCCTACCGGAACGGCCATCCCCTGGCCTGGAGTTTCCGGCGTTAA